A stretch of the Streptomyces ortus genome encodes the following:
- a CDS encoding DNA-3-methyladenine glycosylase family protein produces the protein MAGRFEQRPTRTTVRGGHAVVPVSVPGPRSGAAGAGGGRTREWVPPWPLDLRLVLGPLRRGPADPTFRATPDGSVWRASLTPVGPGTLRVSARAGVVRGEAWGPGAEWLLDRLPLLLGEADDPEAFEPRHRLVAVTRHRRPGLRLTRTGLVLESLIPSILEQKVTTDEAYRAWRLLVRKYGVPAPGPVEGRMFVMPEPRVWSLIPSWEWHRAGVDNKRASTILRAVRVARRMEEAVAFDPVAAQERLEVVVGVGPWTSAEVVQRSHGAADAVTVGDLHLPGIVGFALAGDRDADDSVMLALLEPYAGQRHRAARLILLSGRTPARRHPKMPRGDIGVL, from the coding sequence GTGGCCGGACGCTTCGAACAGCGGCCCACGCGTACGACCGTGCGCGGGGGGCATGCCGTGGTGCCCGTATCCGTGCCCGGCCCCCGGTCCGGGGCGGCCGGTGCCGGCGGCGGGCGTACGCGGGAGTGGGTGCCTCCATGGCCGCTCGATCTGCGGCTCGTGCTCGGGCCGTTGCGGCGGGGGCCCGCCGATCCCACCTTCCGCGCGACTCCGGACGGGTCCGTGTGGCGGGCCAGCCTCACCCCGGTCGGGCCCGGGACCCTGCGGGTGTCCGCGCGCGCGGGTGTGGTGCGGGGAGAGGCGTGGGGGCCCGGGGCCGAGTGGCTGCTCGACCGGCTCCCGCTGCTGCTCGGGGAAGCCGACGATCCCGAGGCCTTCGAGCCCCGGCACCGGCTGGTCGCGGTGACCCGGCATCGGCGGCCCGGGCTGCGGCTGACGCGTACCGGGCTGGTGCTGGAGTCGTTGATTCCGTCGATTCTGGAGCAGAAGGTCACCACCGACGAGGCGTACCGGGCGTGGCGGCTGCTCGTGCGGAAGTACGGCGTGCCCGCGCCCGGGCCCGTGGAGGGGCGCATGTTCGTGATGCCCGAGCCGCGGGTCTGGTCGCTGATTCCCTCGTGGGAGTGGCACCGGGCCGGGGTCGACAACAAGCGGGCGTCGACGATTCTGCGGGCCGTGCGGGTGGCTCGGCGGATGGAGGAGGCGGTGGCGTTCGACCCGGTCGCCGCGCAGGAGCGGCTGGAGGTGGTGGTCGGGGTGGGGCCGTGGACCTCGGCGGAGGTGGTGCAGCGGAGTCATGGGGCGGCGGATGCGGTGACCGTGGGGGATCTGCATCTGCCGGGGATCGTGGGGTTCGCGCTTGCGGGGGATCGGGATGCGGATGACTCCGTGATGCTGGCCTTGCTGGAGCCTTATGCGGGGCAGCGGCATCGGGCTGCTCGGTTGATCTTGTTGAGTGGGCGTACGCCTGCGCGGAGGCATCCGAAGATGCCTCGCGGGGATATTGGGGTGCTGTGA
- a CDS encoding NDP-sugar synthase yields the protein MTEAILLVGGKGTRLRPLTVHTPKPMVPAAGVPFLRHQLARARAAGVEHIVLATSYLAEVFEPYFGDGSSMGLHIEYVTEDEPLGTGGAIRNVASRLRSAPGDPVLIFNGDILTGLDIPALVDTHRSSGADVSLHLTRVTDPRAYGLVPTDASGRVQAFLEKPQTPEEIVTDQINAGAYVFRRSVIDSIPVGRPVSVERETFPDLLAAGAHLQGMVDSTYWLDLGTPEAFVRGSADLVLGRAPSPAVPGRCGDRLVLPTASVAPDAKLTGGTVVGSGATVGEGARVFGSAILADAVVEPGAVVTDSLIGARARVGARSILTGVVVGDGATVGPDNELRSGARVWCDATIPPATLRFSSDQ from the coding sequence GTGACAGAAGCGATCCTCCTGGTCGGCGGCAAGGGCACACGGCTGCGCCCCCTCACGGTGCACACGCCGAAACCGATGGTTCCGGCGGCGGGCGTACCGTTCCTCAGACATCAGCTGGCACGGGCGAGAGCGGCGGGGGTCGAGCACATCGTCCTCGCCACGTCCTACCTGGCCGAGGTCTTCGAGCCCTACTTCGGCGACGGTTCGTCGATGGGGCTCCACATCGAGTACGTCACCGAGGACGAGCCCCTCGGCACCGGCGGCGCCATCCGCAACGTCGCCTCCCGTCTGCGTTCCGCCCCCGGCGACCCCGTACTCATCTTCAACGGGGACATCCTGACCGGCCTGGACATCCCGGCTCTGGTCGACACCCACCGGTCCTCGGGCGCGGACGTCTCGCTGCACCTGACCCGGGTGACGGACCCGCGGGCGTACGGGCTGGTGCCGACGGATGCCTCGGGCCGAGTCCAGGCGTTCCTGGAGAAACCCCAGACCCCCGAGGAGATCGTCACCGACCAGATCAACGCGGGCGCGTACGTCTTCCGCCGGTCGGTCATCGACTCGATCCCCGTCGGCCGCCCCGTCTCGGTCGAACGGGAGACGTTCCCGGACCTGCTGGCCGCCGGGGCCCACCTCCAGGGCATGGTCGACTCCACGTACTGGCTGGACCTGGGCACTCCCGAGGCCTTCGTCCGCGGCTCCGCCGACCTGGTCCTGGGCCGCGCGCCCTCCCCGGCCGTCCCGGGCCGCTGCGGCGACCGCCTGGTCCTGCCGACGGCCTCGGTCGCCCCCGACGCCAAACTCACCGGCGGCACGGTCGTCGGCAGCGGCGCGACCGTGGGGGAGGGGGCGCGCGTCTTCGGCAGCGCGATCCTGGCGGACGCGGTCGTCGAACCGGGCGCGGTCGTCACGGACTCCCTGATCGGCGCCCGCGCGAGGGTCGGCGCCCGCTCGATCCTCACGGGCGTGGTCGTAGGCGACGGAGCAACGGTGGGCCCGGACAACGAACTCCGCTCCGGAGCCCGAGTCTGGTGCGACGCAACCATCCCCCCAGCAACCTTGCGCTTCTCCTCGGACCAATGA